A genome region from Geobacter pickeringii includes the following:
- a CDS encoding tetratricopeptide repeat protein, translating to MKIVRFLILAVTILSLSACAVVQKTIEVQRQRSLQEERLEKALTLLQRGDSDGAAENLRAVVAAKGINGVTDEALFRLALLTIPEEFDREEIGRASNLLERLRKEYPASTWTAQAASLASFLTDSPRRLQASTELRRQIKSLKDVNLSLTRENKELRLNIEKLKSLDVELEKKTK from the coding sequence ATGAAGATTGTCCGTTTTCTGATCCTGGCCGTCACCATACTTTCACTCTCGGCATGTGCCGTCGTCCAGAAGACGATCGAGGTGCAGCGGCAACGCTCGCTCCAGGAAGAGCGCCTCGAAAAGGCCCTGACACTCCTGCAGCGGGGCGACAGCGACGGTGCGGCCGAAAACCTCCGGGCCGTGGTGGCGGCAAAGGGGATCAACGGCGTGACTGACGAAGCGCTTTTTCGACTTGCGCTTCTGACGATACCTGAAGAATTCGACCGTGAGGAGATTGGCCGGGCATCGAACCTCCTCGAACGCCTCCGCAAGGAGTACCCCGCCAGCACCTGGACCGCCCAAGCGGCATCTCTTGCCTCTTTTCTGACTGACTCTCCCCGCCGCCTTCAGGCGTCCACCGAACTTCGCCGCCAGATCAAATCCCTTAAAGACGTGAACCTCTCACTCACCCGCGAGAACAAGGAACTTCGTCTGAACATCGAGAAGCTCAAGAGCCTCGATGTCGAGCTGGAGAAAAAGACCAAGTAG
- a CDS encoding HD domain-containing phosphohydrolase, producing the protein MMQLADNLRLFEKKFAILQEISTALVVTDNINAVANLMLDLAVSYTEAEKGSLMLLNEREELTILAGRGVDALFQKSYRAKIGEGIAGVVALNRMPVLVEDISKEAKFRGMTHDRYKTQSFISCPVVSKNKLLGVLNINDKLDGSPFTEDEFSLIKIIANQSAIALENAMLVNQLRYKAAELEGINRKLIEGDMVKTEFITRVSHELRTPLNSIKGSVYYLQQSERLTHREQQDFYDIITGETDKLITIVENQLDFLRFEDETMIINKTVVSLRDVLNEVVAAKSLRTMLSRQGIAVEIASTDDVPDIVGDRIRIVQFFMNMIEGLSHYLERGDTVAVSVSENDQVDVAIKLPRKLPDNILPFLFSSNHLFQSDYPDEKLKLYLARKVIDLHRWDLTASNTSTGMVVSLAIPRSSRQKADAVLNTTIDLFLEFIAEVLDLNICSIMLCDELSGDLVIKSARGLDDFLMKQTRVRLGERIAGWVALEGKSLFIEDIEKDPRFGRRNVPQYNAKSLISLPLKVNDKVIGVLNLNNKRSSAPFTTQDYDLASLLGERVSYFIERLHAGEQREDDYRQLVTSLDSLITAEKRYHKKDPFLPELTAEIVRRLGVSEDIRRDALYASMIYDLGLVLLEDGVLNKKEALLPSERSTLKIHPYTTVGLLDSFEFSEEVKRGILHHHERFDGKGYPDGLAGENIPLVSRVLAVVDSFRALTSDRPYRLGISTKEALDRLRNDAGTVYDPRIVDILSTIIEGPRIKKVTTPVKIKQSRHASSVSHRGSAC; encoded by the coding sequence ATGATGCAGCTAGCCGACAATCTCCGTCTCTTTGAGAAGAAATTCGCCATACTTCAGGAGATTTCCACCGCCTTGGTGGTGACTGACAACATCAACGCCGTCGCCAACCTGATGCTCGATCTTGCGGTCAGTTATACCGAAGCGGAAAAAGGCTCGCTGATGCTCCTCAACGAGCGGGAGGAACTCACAATCCTGGCAGGGCGCGGGGTGGACGCGCTCTTTCAGAAGAGCTATCGCGCGAAAATCGGCGAGGGAATCGCCGGGGTAGTCGCCCTCAACCGCATGCCTGTCCTCGTGGAAGACATATCAAAAGAGGCCAAGTTTCGCGGAATGACTCACGATCGTTACAAGACCCAATCTTTCATCTCCTGTCCCGTTGTCAGCAAAAATAAGCTGCTCGGCGTCCTCAACATAAACGACAAGCTCGATGGTTCACCGTTCACGGAAGACGAATTCTCGCTCATCAAGATCATTGCCAACCAATCGGCCATTGCTCTGGAAAACGCCATGCTGGTGAACCAGCTCCGTTACAAGGCGGCGGAACTTGAGGGGATAAACCGGAAACTGATCGAAGGCGACATGGTCAAGACGGAGTTCATCACCAGGGTCTCACACGAACTGCGCACGCCGCTCAATTCCATCAAAGGATCGGTCTATTACCTGCAGCAGTCGGAGCGACTCACCCACCGGGAACAGCAGGACTTCTATGACATCATCACTGGCGAAACGGACAAACTGATCACCATAGTGGAAAATCAGCTCGATTTCCTCCGTTTCGAAGACGAGACGATGATCATCAACAAAACCGTCGTAAGTCTCAGGGATGTCCTGAACGAAGTCGTGGCGGCAAAGAGCCTGCGAACCATGCTGTCGCGCCAAGGGATCGCAGTCGAGATAGCGAGCACCGATGACGTGCCGGACATCGTCGGAGACAGGATCCGGATCGTCCAGTTTTTCATGAATATGATCGAGGGACTCAGCCACTACCTCGAGCGCGGCGATACCGTCGCGGTTTCCGTCAGCGAGAACGACCAAGTCGACGTGGCAATCAAACTTCCCCGAAAACTGCCGGACAACATCCTCCCCTTCCTCTTCTCCTCGAACCATCTGTTCCAGAGCGATTATCCGGATGAGAAGCTCAAGCTTTACCTGGCACGCAAGGTCATCGACCTTCACCGCTGGGACCTGACCGCCAGCAACACCTCCACCGGCATGGTCGTCTCTTTGGCGATTCCCCGAAGCTCCCGTCAAAAGGCGGATGCGGTCCTCAATACCACCATCGACCTGTTCCTTGAGTTCATCGCCGAGGTACTCGACCTTAATATCTGTTCCATCATGCTCTGCGATGAGCTTTCCGGCGACCTCGTCATCAAGAGCGCCCGGGGGCTTGACGATTTTCTCATGAAGCAGACAAGGGTAAGACTCGGCGAACGGATAGCCGGGTGGGTGGCGCTTGAAGGGAAGTCTCTCTTCATCGAGGATATCGAGAAAGACCCGCGCTTCGGCCGCAGGAACGTCCCCCAATACAACGCGAAATCCCTGATCTCGCTCCCGCTCAAGGTAAACGACAAGGTCATCGGGGTCCTGAACCTCAACAACAAGCGCTCTTCTGCCCCGTTTACCACCCAGGACTATGATCTCGCGTCACTGCTCGGCGAGCGGGTCTCATACTTCATCGAACGGCTTCACGCCGGCGAGCAGCGGGAGGACGACTATCGGCAGTTGGTGACCTCCCTCGACAGCCTCATCACCGCGGAAAAGCGATATCACAAGAAAGATCCGTTCCTGCCCGAACTGACGGCGGAAATCGTCAGGCGGCTCGGAGTGAGCGAAGATATCCGGCGGGACGCCCTCTACGCATCGATGATTTACGATCTCGGGCTGGTGCTGCTGGAGGATGGGGTGCTGAACAAGAAGGAAGCGCTCCTCCCCTCGGAGCGGAGCACCCTGAAAATCCACCCCTACACCACCGTGGGGCTTCTCGATTCATTCGAATTCTCTGAGGAAGTAAAGCGGGGGATTCTACATCACCACGAGCGCTTCGACGGCAAAGGCTACCCCGATGGCCTCGCGGGAGAAAATATTCCCCTCGTTTCACGCGTATTGGCCGTCGTGGATTCATTCCGAGCCCTCACGAGCGACAGGCCGTACCGGCTGGGAATCAGCACCAAGGAGGCCCTCGACCGGCTCAGAAACGATGCGGGAACCGTCTACGACCCACGTATCGTCGACATCCTCTCAACGATTATCGAAGGCCCCCGGATCAAGAAAGTGACGACTCCCGTCAAAATCAAACAGTCACGCCATGCTTCTTCAGTAAGTCATAGAGGGTCGGCCTGCTGA
- the prsR gene encoding PEP-CTERM-box response regulator transcription factor — protein sequence MDKLLIVDDNEDIRKQLKWGIGKEYSLIMAGDAHEALELFRKQRPQVVTLDLGLPPQEDTSEEGFRCLGEMLRIAPDVKVIVITGNDGRENAVRAVQMGAYDFYQKPIDLNELKVIVKRAFHLQTLEDENRRLQTALEGSESDIKGIIGQCQEMQLVFTTIRKVAASDISVLVFGESGTGKELVARAIHVMSLRRNGPFIPINCGAIPENLLESELFGHEKGAFTGAHTRIQGKVEYAHKGTLFLDEIGELPLNLQVKLLRFLQEKVIQRVGGRENIPVDARIVAATNIDIARALEEGKFREDLYYRIGVVTITLPPLRKRGDDLMLLANLFLKRFVNDFKKKVKGFSPAAREFMETYSWPGNVRELENKVQRAVLMTSSSVIEPDDLGFTERPAGARAASADATTLREARDRVEREMIQGAVMNNKGNIAKAAEELGISRPTLYDLLKKHGVTV from the coding sequence ATGGATAAATTGCTCATCGTCGACGACAACGAAGATATCCGCAAGCAGCTCAAATGGGGAATCGGCAAGGAATATTCCCTCATCATGGCTGGCGATGCCCATGAAGCGCTCGAACTGTTTCGCAAGCAGCGACCCCAGGTCGTGACCCTCGATCTCGGGCTCCCCCCCCAGGAAGACACCTCCGAAGAGGGGTTCCGTTGCCTCGGGGAGATGCTGCGGATCGCCCCCGATGTGAAGGTTATCGTCATCACGGGAAACGACGGCAGGGAGAACGCCGTCAGAGCGGTTCAGATGGGAGCCTACGACTTTTACCAGAAGCCGATCGATCTGAACGAGCTGAAGGTTATTGTCAAGCGGGCCTTCCACCTCCAGACCCTGGAGGACGAGAACCGTCGGCTTCAGACTGCCCTTGAGGGGAGCGAGAGCGACATCAAGGGGATCATCGGCCAGTGCCAGGAGATGCAGCTCGTCTTTACCACCATCCGGAAGGTGGCGGCTTCCGACATCTCGGTGCTCGTCTTCGGGGAGAGCGGTACCGGCAAGGAGCTGGTGGCCCGGGCGATCCATGTCATGAGCCTTCGCAGAAACGGCCCGTTCATACCGATCAACTGCGGCGCCATTCCGGAGAACCTTCTGGAGTCGGAGCTTTTCGGTCATGAAAAAGGGGCCTTCACGGGAGCCCACACCCGAATACAGGGGAAGGTCGAGTATGCCCACAAGGGGACGCTGTTTCTGGACGAGATTGGGGAACTCCCCTTGAACCTCCAGGTCAAGCTGCTCCGTTTTCTCCAGGAAAAGGTGATCCAGCGGGTAGGGGGGAGAGAGAATATTCCGGTGGATGCGCGGATCGTCGCCGCCACGAACATCGACATTGCACGGGCACTGGAGGAGGGAAAGTTTCGCGAGGATCTCTATTACCGCATTGGCGTAGTGACCATCACGCTCCCCCCGTTGCGGAAACGCGGTGATGATCTGATGCTGCTGGCAAACCTGTTCCTGAAGCGTTTTGTTAATGATTTCAAGAAGAAAGTCAAGGGCTTCAGCCCGGCGGCGCGCGAATTCATGGAAACCTATTCGTGGCCGGGCAACGTGCGCGAACTGGAGAACAAGGTGCAGCGGGCGGTACTTATGACATCCTCGTCGGTCATTGAGCCCGATGATCTCGGGTTCACCGAGCGTCCGGCGGGAGCGAGGGCGGCATCTGCAGATGCGACGACTTTGCGCGAGGCGCGGGATCGGGTCGAACGGGAAATGATCCAGGGAGCCGTCATGAACAACAAGGGAAATATCGCGAAGGCTGCCGAGGAGTTGGGTATCAGCAGGCCGACCCTCTATGACTTACTGAAGAAGCATGGCGTGACTGTTTGA
- the prsK gene encoding XrtA/PEP-CTERM system histidine kinase PrsK has translation MVQIVVSTIAISLALVWCVFVVWRGGRTFATYATVAAVFISAALEASDLLAIVFPAATFHWKRFALLAESVLPAAWFLFSLTHSRELGGRHAPFPQRLFLVGTLAFPAAVVVLPAESFFYSPDFAAERVLFLSNAGFWFYGGLLVYFVLALVNLEATYRGASLSSRWVIKFDFIGAVSFLSALVFYYSQALLYRTVNMNLMPVRSVMLILAVAMMFYSLIFRGGGARIAVSRSMAYKSVVLVAVGFYLIALGLLGEGLKYFGESGQRALAVALAFIAGVALLVLLLSETAKRKIKVFLHKNFYQSKYDYRTQWLQFTDRLTVAKSGDELREAVLVGYCEIFAMGCAALFVRGGEGGGFRWAAGVGLSRPEIFFTAHEPVLLPLEERSWVVDFRDEEPRFNDPDIDRRLTEDGIIFLVPLLNSGILEGIVALGRPIDPKEQYLYEDFDLMKTMGRQASSALRNLRLADELLQAKELEVMGKVSAFILHDLKNLVYTLSLTVENAQDHLRDPEFQSDMLATLSNTVGRMKVLISKLSNLPDRLSLKREAVDLLQLVSEARSLVASEGEIAVEGRQVSAWVDREEIQKVVLNLIVNALEATEGKGPVAVTVGEGSGPFFRVADRGCGIAEDFLHKDLFTPFRTTKKKGLGIGLYQCRQIVEAHGGWIEVESAVGEGTTFTVWLQSQLSS, from the coding sequence ATGGTGCAGATCGTTGTCTCTACGATCGCAATCTCTCTGGCGTTGGTGTGGTGCGTATTCGTCGTCTGGCGGGGGGGGCGGACCTTTGCCACCTATGCCACCGTCGCCGCGGTTTTCATTTCTGCTGCTCTTGAGGCCAGTGATCTTCTGGCGATCGTTTTCCCCGCCGCGACATTCCACTGGAAGCGCTTTGCGCTGTTGGCGGAATCGGTCCTGCCGGCCGCCTGGTTTCTTTTCAGTCTCACCCATTCCCGTGAACTGGGGGGGCGCCATGCCCCCTTTCCGCAGCGGCTTTTCCTCGTCGGTACTCTGGCATTTCCCGCGGCCGTCGTGGTGCTGCCGGCCGAATCTTTCTTCTATTCCCCCGATTTTGCCGCTGAGCGGGTCCTTTTTCTTTCCAATGCCGGTTTCTGGTTTTACGGAGGGCTGCTCGTATACTTCGTGCTGGCCCTCGTCAATCTCGAAGCCACGTATCGCGGAGCTTCGCTGTCGTCCCGGTGGGTGATCAAGTTCGACTTCATCGGGGCAGTCAGTTTTCTTTCAGCTCTGGTCTTCTATTACAGCCAGGCGCTGCTCTATCGAACCGTCAACATGAATCTGATGCCGGTTCGCTCGGTCATGCTCATTCTCGCCGTGGCCATGATGTTCTACTCGCTCATCTTCCGGGGAGGAGGGGCGAGAATTGCCGTTTCCCGGAGCATGGCGTACAAGTCGGTGGTGCTGGTAGCCGTCGGGTTCTACCTGATTGCGCTCGGATTACTCGGGGAGGGGCTCAAGTACTTCGGAGAGTCGGGGCAGCGGGCCCTGGCTGTGGCGCTGGCCTTCATCGCCGGCGTCGCCCTGCTGGTGCTCTTGCTCTCCGAAACGGCGAAGCGCAAGATCAAGGTGTTCCTGCACAAGAATTTCTATCAGAGCAAATACGATTACCGAACCCAGTGGCTTCAGTTTACCGACCGGCTCACTGTCGCCAAGAGTGGCGACGAGCTCCGGGAGGCGGTCCTTGTCGGCTATTGCGAGATTTTTGCCATGGGGTGTGCGGCGCTCTTCGTGCGCGGCGGAGAGGGGGGAGGGTTCCGCTGGGCCGCAGGGGTCGGTCTGTCCCGGCCGGAGATTTTCTTCACCGCCCACGAGCCGGTTCTTCTGCCGCTGGAGGAACGGTCGTGGGTCGTGGACTTCAGGGATGAGGAGCCGCGGTTCAACGATCCCGATATCGATCGCAGGCTCACTGAAGATGGCATCATCTTCCTCGTTCCGCTCCTCAACTCCGGCATTCTCGAAGGGATCGTCGCCCTCGGCCGTCCCATCGACCCGAAGGAGCAGTATCTCTACGAGGATTTCGACCTGATGAAGACCATGGGGCGCCAGGCGTCCTCGGCCCTGCGCAACCTGCGGCTGGCCGATGAACTTCTGCAGGCCAAGGAACTGGAAGTCATGGGGAAGGTGTCGGCATTCATCCTTCATGACCTCAAGAATCTCGTCTATACCTTGTCGCTTACCGTGGAAAATGCTCAAGACCATCTGCGGGACCCCGAATTCCAGAGCGACATGCTTGCCACTCTCTCCAATACGGTCGGCCGGATGAAGGTTCTGATTTCAAAGTTGAGCAATCTTCCGGACAGGCTCTCGCTGAAGCGGGAAGCCGTCGATCTGCTGCAACTGGTGTCGGAGGCCCGCTCGCTGGTGGCCAGTGAGGGGGAGATTGCCGTTGAAGGGCGTCAGGTCTCGGCTTGGGTCGATCGGGAAGAGATCCAGAAGGTGGTGCTGAACCTGATCGTGAACGCTCTGGAAGCGACGGAGGGGAAGGGGCCGGTGGCGGTGACGGTGGGGGAGGGGAGCGGGCCGTTTTTCCGGGTAGCGGACCGGGGCTGCGGCATTGCCGAGGATTTTCTGCACAAGGATCTCTTCACGCCATTCAGGACCACGAAGAAGAAAGGGCTCGGAATCGGCCTGTATCAATGCCGGCAGATTGTGGAAGCCCATGGGGGATGGATCGAGGTGGAGAGTGCCGTCGGAGAGGGGACGACTTTCACCGTATGGCTGCAGTCACAACTATCATCATAG
- a CDS encoding nucleotide sugar dehydrogenase — protein MQTGRVISVVGLGYVGLPVAVAFGKTGRTIGFDINAKRIEELRKGTDRTGEVSAEELGEADILYTDSIDDLRGADFHIVAVPTPVNEANQPDLTLMFKASESVGKALKSGDIVVYESTVYPGVTEDECVPILERVSGLRCGRDFTVGYSPERINPGDKEHTFTKIRKVVSGQDAATLDVVARVYESVVTAGVFRASSIKVAEAAKVIENTQRDLNIALMNELALIFDRLGVDTNDVLDAAGTKWNFLKFRPGLVGGHCIGVDPYYLTHKAEKIGYIPQVILAGRRINDGMGKFIAQRAVKEMVHAGHCILGSTVTVLGLTFKEDCPDLRNSRVIDIIRELQDYGINVQVHDPLADPDEALHEYGVRSVPFDGLTPAAAVIVAVAHHDFRSLGVADLKRFMGDAPVLIDVKGIFDPQAVREAGIRFWRL, from the coding sequence ATGCAGACAGGACGTGTGATTTCCGTCGTCGGCCTCGGCTATGTAGGTCTTCCCGTTGCAGTGGCCTTTGGCAAGACCGGCAGGACGATCGGGTTCGACATCAATGCGAAACGGATCGAAGAGCTCAGGAAGGGGACCGACCGTACCGGCGAGGTCTCCGCTGAGGAGCTTGGTGAGGCCGATATTCTCTACACCGATTCAATCGATGACCTGCGTGGGGCCGATTTTCACATCGTCGCGGTGCCGACGCCGGTCAACGAGGCAAACCAGCCCGATCTGACCCTCATGTTCAAGGCGTCCGAGAGTGTCGGCAAGGCGCTGAAGTCCGGCGACATCGTGGTGTACGAATCGACGGTATATCCCGGCGTTACCGAGGATGAATGTGTTCCCATCCTTGAGAGGGTTTCGGGGCTGCGGTGCGGCCGGGATTTCACGGTCGGGTACAGCCCCGAGCGGATCAATCCCGGTGATAAAGAGCATACGTTCACGAAGATCAGGAAGGTGGTGTCGGGGCAGGATGCGGCAACCCTCGATGTGGTGGCCCGCGTCTACGAGTCGGTGGTGACGGCCGGCGTCTTCCGTGCTTCCAGCATCAAGGTAGCCGAGGCAGCGAAGGTGATCGAGAACACCCAGCGCGACCTAAACATCGCCCTCATGAACGAGCTGGCCCTGATTTTCGACCGGCTCGGCGTCGATACGAACGATGTGCTCGATGCGGCCGGGACCAAATGGAACTTTCTCAAGTTCAGGCCGGGGCTCGTGGGGGGGCACTGCATCGGCGTTGATCCCTATTATCTCACCCATAAGGCGGAGAAGATCGGCTACATCCCCCAGGTGATCCTTGCCGGAAGGCGGATCAACGACGGAATGGGGAAGTTCATCGCCCAGCGGGCGGTGAAGGAGATGGTTCACGCGGGACATTGCATCCTCGGGAGCACGGTGACGGTGCTTGGTCTCACCTTCAAGGAGGATTGCCCCGATCTGCGCAACTCCCGGGTGATCGACATCATTCGCGAACTGCAGGATTACGGGATCAACGTGCAGGTTCACGATCCGTTGGCCGATCCTGACGAGGCGTTGCATGAGTATGGCGTGAGGTCTGTGCCCTTCGACGGACTCACCCCTGCCGCCGCGGTGATCGTCGCCGTTGCCCACCACGATTTCCGTTCACTGGGCGTGGCCGACCTGAAGAGGTTCATGGGCGATGCTCCGGTTCTCATCGATGTGAAGGGGATTTTCGATCCGCAGGCGGTTCGTGAGGCAGGAATCCGGTTCTGGAGACTCTGA
- a CDS encoding GNAT family N-acetyltransferase: MDLIARFAEAINTRHYRGLKRHVGRIGWLEKIELLSLDLHCWQPPPLPRMRMEVDFGFGGEADVRAMARDSGLDVQRQEALYLEKLRRGDLLYVGKRREEVVFYLWVITGRKDMINHFMLLEEGEFAVERSFTKEECRGHGLYPYGFIALIDEAKGRGLHCCLTDIALHNPPMLNTARRLGFERTDSFYLWLRHPFGQYTFPRGPLAARFIPK; this comes from the coding sequence ATGGATCTGATCGCGCGCTTTGCCGAGGCTATCAACACCCGGCACTACCGGGGGCTCAAGAGGCATGTGGGCCGCATCGGATGGCTTGAAAAAATCGAGTTGCTGTCGCTTGACCTGCATTGCTGGCAACCGCCGCCCCTGCCGCGCATGCGCATGGAAGTTGATTTTGGGTTCGGCGGTGAGGCGGACGTCCGGGCCATGGCCCGAGATTCGGGACTTGATGTGCAGAGGCAGGAAGCGCTCTATCTCGAGAAACTCCGTCGGGGTGACCTCCTCTATGTGGGAAAGCGCCGCGAGGAGGTCGTGTTCTATCTCTGGGTGATAACCGGCAGGAAAGACATGATCAACCATTTTATGCTGCTGGAGGAGGGCGAGTTTGCCGTCGAGAGGAGTTTCACCAAAGAGGAATGCCGTGGGCATGGCCTCTACCCCTACGGGTTCATTGCCCTCATCGACGAAGCGAAGGGGCGTGGATTGCATTGCTGTCTCACCGATATCGCGTTGCACAACCCCCCCATGCTGAACACAGCCCGACGGCTCGGTTTTGAGAGGACCGATTCGTTTTACCTGTGGCTGCGCCATCCCTTCGGTCAGTATACCTTTCCCCGTGGCCCGCTGGCAGCGAGATTCATCCCCAAGTGA
- a CDS encoding class I adenylate-forming enzyme family protein: MLVHDFLRNSAARLPGKVALVSGRERLTYRELDERSDRLAATLVDLGMNRQDRVVILLENTAEAVVSLYGVLKAGGIFVLLNPGMKSHKLNFILKDCGARMIITHEAREDIVSEAVVGADDVRQIVWCRRTGSGPEALRSRYGTAHSLDWADVLTRPVSPAGLGRIRTVDVDLATIIYTSGSTGEPKGVMSAHYNMVAAARSISSYLKNVECDIILDTLPLSFDYGLYQVLMSCLFGGTVVLEKSFAYPYKVMETLVAERVTGFPIVPTMVAILLQMENLGRFDCGSLRYMTNTAAALPVSYIEQLQELFPHVTIYSMYGLTECKRVSYLPPEELRRRPKSVGIPIPNEEVFILDENGRELGPGEIGELVVRGANVMQGYWNRPEETARTFRPGRYRGEAYLHTGDLFRKDEDGFLYFVSRRDDMIKTRGERVSPREIENVLCGIPWVAEAAVVGVPDDIFGQAVKAFVVCNGSGCADESELLRHCAKQLEPFMIPKYVEFRNDFPKTPSGKIDKKRLASDA, from the coding sequence ATGCTCGTTCATGATTTTCTGCGAAATTCAGCCGCGCGCCTCCCTGGCAAGGTGGCCCTCGTCAGCGGGCGAGAGCGACTCACCTACCGGGAGCTGGATGAGCGGTCGGACCGCCTCGCTGCCACCCTCGTCGATCTGGGCATGAATCGGCAGGATCGGGTGGTGATTCTGCTGGAGAACACCGCCGAGGCGGTCGTTTCTCTCTATGGCGTGCTCAAGGCAGGGGGGATTTTTGTGCTTCTCAATCCGGGAATGAAGAGCCACAAGCTCAATTTTATCCTCAAGGATTGCGGTGCACGGATGATCATCACCCATGAAGCGAGGGAAGACATCGTCAGCGAGGCGGTCGTCGGGGCCGATGATGTCAGGCAGATTGTCTGGTGCCGGCGGACGGGAAGCGGTCCGGAGGCTCTTCGGAGCAGGTATGGCACGGCTCATTCACTCGACTGGGCCGATGTCCTCACCCGTCCGGTGAGTCCTGCCGGCCTGGGCCGGATTCGAACTGTCGACGTCGATCTGGCGACGATCATCTACACCTCCGGTTCCACTGGTGAACCGAAGGGGGTCATGTCGGCCCACTACAACATGGTCGCTGCCGCCCGGAGCATCTCCAGCTACCTGAAGAACGTCGAATGCGACATTATCCTCGATACGCTCCCCCTTTCGTTCGACTACGGACTCTATCAGGTTCTGATGAGCTGTCTGTTTGGTGGCACGGTGGTGCTGGAGAAATCGTTCGCCTATCCCTATAAGGTCATGGAGACGCTGGTGGCCGAGCGGGTCACCGGGTTTCCGATTGTTCCGACCATGGTGGCGATCCTGCTCCAGATGGAGAACCTGGGACGTTTCGACTGCGGCTCCCTCCGGTACATGACCAATACGGCGGCCGCGCTGCCGGTTTCCTATATCGAGCAGCTCCAGGAACTGTTTCCCCATGTGACGATCTATTCGATGTACGGGTTGACGGAGTGCAAGCGGGTGTCGTACCTCCCCCCCGAGGAGTTGCGGCGAAGGCCGAAATCGGTTGGCATCCCCATTCCCAACGAGGAGGTGTTCATCCTGGACGAGAACGGGCGGGAGCTGGGTCCCGGCGAGATCGGCGAGCTGGTGGTGCGGGGAGCCAATGTGATGCAGGGGTACTGGAACCGTCCCGAGGAGACCGCGCGGACATTTCGTCCGGGGCGCTACCGCGGTGAGGCGTACCTCCATACGGGCGATCTGTTCCGCAAGGACGAGGATGGCTTCCTCTATTTCGTCAGTCGCCGGGACGACATGATCAAGACCCGCGGTGAGCGCGTCAGCCCGCGTGAGATCGAGAATGTGCTCTGCGGGATCCCCTGGGTCGCGGAGGCGGCGGTGGTTGGTGTCCCCGACGATATCTTCGGGCAGGCAGTAAAGGCGTTCGTTGTCTGCAACGGCTCGGGATGCGCGGATGAATCGGAACTGCTGCGGCACTGCGCGAAGCAGCTCGAACCATTCATGATCCCGAAATACGTGGAGTTTCGGAACGACTTCCCCAAGACCCCCAGCGGCAAGATTGACAAGAAGCGTCTTGCCTCCGATGCCTGA
- a CDS encoding acyl carrier protein: MEGVGETIRQFIVRNFLFGEERELRPDTSFVEEGLVDSTGILELVAFVENEFGIEVRDEELVPENFDSIANIVAFLNSKGGSSGEGSVRLAPVASA, encoded by the coding sequence ATGGAAGGAGTAGGGGAGACAATCAGACAATTTATCGTGCGGAATTTTCTCTTCGGCGAAGAGCGGGAACTTCGCCCGGACACGTCGTTTGTCGAGGAAGGGCTTGTCGATTCAACGGGAATCCTGGAGTTGGTCGCGTTCGTCGAAAATGAGTTCGGCATCGAAGTGCGGGATGAAGAGCTCGTGCCGGAGAATTTCGACTCGATCGCCAACATCGTGGCATTTCTCAACAGCAAAGGGGGTTCATCCGGCGAGGGGTCGGTACGGTTGGCACCGGTCGCCAGTGCGTGA